The Campylobacter concisus DNA window ATTCACACTCATACTCGCCCTCTAGCATCCTTAAAGCGCAAAGCACGTCAGCGCCGTTGTTTCCGCCACCGCAAATGCCAAGCACTCTCTCGCCTTTTTTAAATTTCATACGTATGAAATTTGCTATGCCCGCAGCTGCATTTTCCATTAAAAGCTCTTCACTAAGGTCAAATTTCTCGCCTGCTCGCTCGTCCAAAACTCTCGTGTCTAAATATAAATTTTTCATTCTATGCCCTAAAACTAAGCGCCTCTAGGATGTGGGGCTTTAAAATTTGCTCGCTCTCATCAAGATCAGCGATGCTTCTAGCCACTCTAAGCGTCCTTTTTATGCCCCTTTGAGAGAGGTTGTACTTCGTGGCGGCCTTTTGTAAAATCTCACTTGCCTCGGCATTTAACGTGCAAAATTTAGCTACCTGCGCGTCATTTAGCTTGCCATTTAGCTCATCTTGACCCCGCTTTTTTTGAAAGATAAAGGCTTTTAGCACCATCTCGCTCATCTGCTGTGAGCTCAAACTCGCCTTATCATCTGGCGAGCTCTCATCCATCGCTACTTTTAGATCGATGCGGTCAAGCACTGGGGCTGAAATTTTGGCTTTGTAGTTTTTTATCTCATTTTCGCTGCATTTGCAGTTTAGGTTGCGTGAGAATAAATTTCCACAAGGGCAGGGATTTTGAGCGGCTACGAAGATAAATTTAGTCTCATAAGTCACTTTTGAATTCACTCTTGCGATATGGATTTGATTGTCCTCTAGTGGCTCTCTTAGGCTTTCAATCACCTGCTTTGAAAAGTGAGGAAACTCGTCAAAAAATAGTACCCCGCCATTTGCAAGCGCGATTTCGCCGATCTTTGCGACGTTTGAGCCTCCTCCAAAGATCGAGCTTTTAGTCGAGGTGTGATGGGGCGAGCGAAAAGCTCTAATACTTGTAAATTCGCTATCTTGAAGATTTAAAGAGCGGTAGGCGGCAGACTTTAGCACCTCTTCTAAGCTTTGTGGCGCCATGATATAAACTAGGCGTTTTGCACACATGCTCTTGCCACTACCTGGGCTGCCTTCAAATAAAATATTGTGCATACCAACGGCCGCAATAACGCAGGCTCTTTTTGCGCGATCCTGACCCAAAACATCCCTAAAATCAAGCTCGAAGTTTAAATTTGGAACATATCTTTTACCAGAAATTTCTATCACATTTGAAAATAGTTCATGAGTAGCGTTAAAACGTATGCTTTTTGCAAATTCTTCATCGCTAAAAAATCTGATCGCCTCCTCTAGTGTGCTAACTCCATAAACCTCTAAATTTGGGATCATCGAGCTTTAGCGGCTATCTCACTAGGCACTAAAATTTTTGCCTTTTGCACCTGTGTGCTTAAAAAAAGTAGGATCGAAAACAAATTTGCCGTGCTTTTTACACTGCCATCAAGTCCAAGCTCGCCAAAAACAAAAATTTTCTCCAAGCTTTTTGCTTTTTGAAGTGCGATTAAAAGGGCGATACTTAGGTCAAAATGTGAGCCGCTTTTTGGCAGGTCTGAGGGGGATAAATTTATGGTTATTTTCTGAGCTGGAAAGGCAAAGTCAAGCGCTAAAAGTGCCGCCTTTACGCGCTCTGTGCTCTCTTTGATGCTGGTGCTTGCAAGTCCTACGATACTAAAGCCAGGAAGCCCACGAGAAAAGATTGACTCAACATCAATAATCTTTAGTCCGTCGCCGTAAGTAGCACATTTTAGGGACTTCATGATGTCTTTTCTTTTTTCTGCTTTTTGTATTCCTTGTCGAATTTTTTGCGTTTGTTAAAGCCTATTTTTTCTATAAAAAGATGTCCGTCTAGGTGGTCATTTTCATGCTGGATAGCGATCGCTAGAAGCCCATCAGCTCTTAAGCTTTGCTCTTTGCCAAAGCGATCTTGATATTTGATAGCCACAACCTCATTTCTTTTTACATCTTCATAATATCCGGGCACACTAAGGCAACCCTCTTGATAGATGCATTCTCCTTCGCGTAGTTCAAACTTTGGATTTATGATTTCGATTAAATTTTCTTTATCTTGCACGCCCTCGTCATTGGCTAGATTTATAATAAAAATTCTTTTTGCGACACCTATCTGAATAGCAGCAAGACCGATGCCCTCTTTTGCAATCATCGTATCATACATATCATCAAGTAGTTTGTGAAGTTCCTCATCAAAATTTTTAACCTCTTTTGAGACTTCGTAAAGCTTTTTATTTGGATAAGATAAAACCTCTAAGATCAAGCCCAAACTCCTACTTATTCACCCAAAAATATAGGCTGCTCATCATCTTGTGTTAGCATTAGTTGATCTAACGAGTAAGAGATTAATTCTTCAGCACTTCTTGTCTTTGTTATCATGCTTGAAACCACTTGGATGTCAAGCTTGCACTCTTCACCATCTATCTTCCAAGGTATAGATGAAAGCATATTTAAAATTCTACTACCGGCTTGTTTTGTACCATTTTCATCAGTATATTTCATAACCATAGCAAAACAGCCATCTCCGTAATGAGCTACTATATCGCTTCTTCTAGAAGTTCTTAAAAGAAGCTGTGATATAGCTTTATACATATTGTTTCGCTCTTTTAAATTTTTAACACGATTTGTAAATCTATCTTTTGCTCTTACTAGTAAAAACGATGCGTTATAGCCATATCTTTTAACAGCTTCTACTTCACTTTGCACTGTGGCTACTAAAAATTTTTTATTATAGACGTCATATGTCGTATCATAAATCGACTGCTCTTCAATAGATTTAAGCATCTTGGCTACTTCGTCATAGCTTACTTTAATGACATCAAGATGCTTATCCATAAGGCTGTTTAATTTTATTAAGTCATGGTTAAATGCGCTTAAAACATTTTGAAGAGCTAGGATATTTGTATTATTTTTAAGTGCATCCATGCGCTTTTGCACTAGGCCTCTCATAATGCCTAAATTTTTATAGATTAGCACCACGGCTTGAAGCATGCTTTTTATTTGGATAAAACCTTGCTTTATCTCTTTTTCAATAGAGATATTACCATTTGTAGGCACTGAGATTTCAGAATTTGCGACTATAATATCACCGATCTCTTTTCTAAATTCATCAGGCTGTCCATCAAGCATTTTCTCAAAATAAATAGAGTAATTATTTGGCGTAGATGGAACATTATCGTCGCTTAATTCATGCAAAACATTTTCTGAAAATCTGTAGATATCTACCTTTTCTTTTTCTAGAATATGTTTTACCTCAACCGCTTTTTTCTTAGGGTCTGGTGCATTATCTATCTTTATCACTTTGGGCCTTATTTAAAACTTTTCTCCAAAATTTTATCAACAAGTCCGTACTCTTTGGCTTCGGCCGAACTCATAAAGAAGTCACGTTCAGTATCTTTTACGATCTTACTTAGCTTTTGGCCTGTATTTTTGGCCAAAATTCCATTTAAAATCTCTTTCATACGCAAAATTTCACGAGCTTGTATCTCGATATCAGTCGCTTGTCCTCTAGCACCGCCAAGTGGTTGATGTATCATGATGCGAGAATTTGGTAGTGCATATCTTTTACCTGGCGCACCACAGCTTAATAAAAATGCACCCATACTAGCGGCTTGGCCAATACAGATCGTGCAAACATCTGGCTTTATGTAGTTCATCGTATCATAGATGCTAAAGCCACTTGTTATCACGCCACCTGGTGAGTTTATATATAGATAGATATCTTTATCTGGATCTTCAGCCTCTAAAAATAGCAGCTGGGCGACTATAGAAGCAGCCATGCCATCTTCTATCTCGCCACTTAGCATAACGATCCTGTCTTTTAAAAGACGGGAGTATATATCATAGCTTCGCTCACCTCTGCTAGTTCTTTCAACTACGACAGGAACGTAATAGCTCATTACTCGGCCTTCTCTTTTTTACTTGCTTTTTTCTCGTCTTTTTCTTTGTTAAATAGCTCACCAAATAGCTTCTCTTCGATCATTGACATCTTTATAGCTGGAAGCATGCCTTGGTTGCGGTACATATCAAGGTGTGCTTTTGGATCTTGTCCGCTTCTATACGCCTCAAAATAGATCGCTTGAACAACCTCTTGATCGCTTACTTTTACGCCTCTTACACGAGCTAGTTCATCAATGATGAAAGTTAAACGAACGCTATTTTCAGCGTCTTTTCTAACTCATCACGTTTTTTAGAAAGAGCATCTTTATCCTCTCTAAATTTTTTCATATCATCTGGAGTAAATGAGCTCCATGCGTTTCTAAACTGCATATCAATCTCTTGCTCGACAATATTTTTTGGCACGTCAAATTTAAATTTCTCAACCGCAGCTTCAGCAAATTTTGGCTTAAGCTCATCATTTATAAGTTTATAAATTTTCTCTTGGCGGATTTGCTCTTTTATACGCTCATCAAGTACCTCTTCAGTTGGTTTTTCTTCATTTGGAAGTAAAGTTTTTAGCATCTCTTCATCTAGTTTTTCAGGAATTTTTTTCTCTTGAATTTCATGAAGTTTGACTTTAAAAACAGCATCTTTGCCAGCTAAATGTGCAGCGCCGTAGTTTTCTGGGAATTTAACCTCGATATCTTTTTCGCCACCAGCTTTTATGCCTACCATGCCATCTTCAAAGCCTGGGATGAATTGATTTGAGCCGATCTCAAGCACATAGTTTTCAGCCTTGCCACCATCAAATGCAACGCCATCAACAAAGCCTTCAAAGTCAAATTTAGCAAAATCGCCAACCTTTAGGCCTCTTTTGCCATCAATTTTCTCAAGTGGAGCTATCATTTTTAAAAGTTCAGTTTTTTTCTCATCGATATCTTTTTTCAAAACACGTGGGTTTGAAAACTCAGGTATCAAGCTCTCATAGCCGCTCACATCGACACTTGGCTTAAATGAAACTGTTAGCTCAACATCGATCTTACCATCTTTTCTGTCAAATTTTGAAACGATAGCTCGCCGATAAGATCATCATTTTTCTTTCCTGCTTGTTTTATAGCCTCATCAACAACATCTCTTAAGACATCTTGCTCAGCATCATTTGTTAGCTCTTTCTCGTAGCGTTTTAGCACAATAGCAACTGGCACATGGCCTTGTCTAAAGCCATCTACTTTCATAGTTTTTGCTGCTTTTTTTGCTAGTTTCTCTACGCTAGATTTTATAGCATCCGCACTTATAGTCGTGCTTGCTAAGGTATTTACGCTATCTAGAGCTTTTGTTTTGATTTCCATCTAATTCCTTTATGAATACAAATTTTTAGCCCAAAATATAGCAGAATTTTCCTTATTTCATTGTAAATTTGTAAATTTTTATAGATATAAAAGGCGTTTTAACGTAGAATCTAGCAATAAAATCATGGAGAAAATTTATGCAAGAGAGTTTTGAAAATTCGGTTAAAAACATGCTAACGATTATAGGCGAAGATCCAAATAGAGAAGGGCTTATAAAGACGCCTGAGCGTGTCTTTAAAGCATTTAAATTTCTAACTAGCGGATATGATGAAGATCCAAAAGAGGTTCTTGGTGACGCACTTTTTACTAGCTCAAATAATGAGATGGTTTTGATGCGAAACATCGAATTTTACAGTCTTTGCGAGCACCATTTGTTGCCTATTATCGGCCGTGTGCATGTGGCGTACATCCCAAATGGCAAGGTCGTTGGCCTTAGTAAAATTCCACGCATGGTAAATATCTACGCAAGACGCTTGCAAATTCAAGAGCAAATGACTGAGCAGATCGCAAAAGCACTTGAGGACGTAATCGCTCCAAAAGGCGTTGGAGTCGTCGTCGAGGCTAGACATATGTGCGTTGAGATGAGAGGTGTGCAAAAGATAAACTCAACCACCACGACCTCAGCACTTAGAGGCTGCTTTATCAAAAACGCAGACACAAGGCGAGAATTTTTCTCACTTATAAATTCTCCTATGGAAACGCATTTTTGAGCTTAGAGCATATAAATTTAAAGCTTAAAGAGGGTGTGAAACTCTCAAACACCTTTGGCATCATAACCAAAATCACAGCTACGACTATCGAGATCACTGGACTTCGTCCAAGTATCGGTGACATCGTGCGTATAGTTGCAAAAGATAAGAGTAAAAATGGCCTTGGCATGGTTACACAGATAAAGACAGATGGCGCTTATATCAGTCCATTTGGCTTTGTTGAGGGCTTTAGGATAGGCGACTTCGTCTATGAGAGCGATCAGGGCATGAGCATACCTGTGGGGCCAAATTTGCTAGGCCGCGTGGTCGATCCATTTATGAAGCCCATTGATGGCAAAGGAGCGATCGAGACGACTGAATATATGCCGATCATGAGAGCGCCGATAGATGCGATGAAAAGGGGGCTTATAAATGAGCCATTTAGCGTTGGTATAAAGACGATAGATGGGCTGCTCACTTGTGGTAAAGGGCAAAAGCTGGGAATTTTCGCAGGTTCGGGCGTGGGAAAATCAACCCTCATGGGTATGATCGTAAAAAATACGCTAGCTCCCATAAAAGTAGTCGCACTAATAGGCGAGCGTGGCCGTGAGGTACCTGAATTTATAGAGAAAAACCTAGGAGGCGACCTGGAGGGCACGGTCATCATCGTAGCGACC harbors:
- a CDS encoding diguanylate cyclase gives rise to the protein MIKIDNAPDPKKKAVEVKHILEKEKVDIYRFSENVLHELSDDNVPSTPNNYSIYFEKMLDGQPDEFRKEIGDIIVANSEISVPTNGNISIEKEIKQGFIQIKSMLQAVVLIYKNLGIMRGLVQKRMDALKNNTNILALQNVLSAFNHDLIKLNSLMDKHLDVIKVSYDEVAKMLKSIEEQSIYDTTYDVYNKKFLVATVQSEVEAVKRYGYNASFLLVRAKDRFTNRVKNLKERNNMYKAISQLLLRTSRRSDIVAHYGDGCFAMVMKYTDENGTKQAGSRILNMLSSIPWKIDGEECKLDIQVVSSMITKTRSAEELISYSLDQLMLTQDDEQPIFLGE
- a CDS encoding EscN/YscN/HrcN family type III secretion system ATPase; this translates as MSLEHINLKLKEGVKLSNTFGIITKITATTIEITGLRPSIGDIVRIVAKDKSKNGLGMVTQIKTDGAYISPFGFVEGFRIGDFVYESDQGMSIPVGPNLLGRVVDPFMKPIDGKGAIETTEYMPIMRAPIDAMKRGLINEPFSVGIKTIDGLLTCGKGQKLGIFAGSGVGKSTLMGMIVKNTLAPIKVVALIGERGREVPEFIEKNLGGDLEGTVIIVATSDDSSLMRKYGAFCAMSVAEYFKQQGNDVLFIMDSVTRFAMAQREIGLALGEPPTSKGYPPSSLTLLPQLMERAGKEEGKGSITAFFTVLVEGDDMSDPIADQSRSILDGHIVLSRELTDFGIYPPINIQNSASRVMGDVISKEHKLNAMKFKRLYSLLKENEVLLRIGAYQKGSDKELDLAISKKEFMENFLKQSSEETFTLEEVEELLDKINQ
- a CDS encoding ATP-dependent Clp protease proteolytic subunit, whose translation is MSYYVPVVVERTSRGERSYDIYSRLLKDRIVMLSGEIEDGMAASIVAQLLFLEAEDPDKDIYLYINSPGGVITSGFSIYDTMNYIKPDVCTICIGQAASMGAFLLSCGAPGKRYALPNSRIMIHQPLGGARGQATDIEIQAREILRMKEILNGILAKNTGQKLSKIVKDTERDFFMSSAEAKEYGLVDKILEKSFK
- a CDS encoding peptide deformylase → MILEVLSYPNKKLYEVSKEVKNFDEELHKLLDDMYDTMIAKEGIGLAAIQIGVAKRIFIINLANDEGVQDKENLIEIINPKFELREGECIYQEGCLSVPGYYEDVKRNEVVAIKYQDRFGKEQSLRADGLLAIAIQHENDHLDGHLFIEKIGFNKRKKFDKEYKKQKKEKTS
- a CDS encoding GTP cyclohydrolase I FolE, which translates into the protein MQESFENSVKNMLTIIGEDPNREGLIKTPERVFKAFKFLTSGYDEDPKEVLGDALFTSSNNEMVLMRNIEFYSLCEHHLLPIIGRVHVAYIPNGKVVGLSKIPRMVNIYARRLQIQEQMTEQIAKALEDVIAPKGVGVVVEARHMCVEMRGVQKINSTTTTSALRGCFIKNADTRREFFSLINSPMETHF